Within Limanda limanda chromosome 1, fLimLim1.1, whole genome shotgun sequence, the genomic segment aataatgttgTTTCACTTTTGATTACGAGTCTTGTGAACTCCTCAATATTTATCAAAGTTAGATTATATCACCACAACAGAAATGATTCTAATTGGCTGACGGGAGCTGGCAAATGTCTCGGTGTAAACATCATTTTTACATCATTAAAGAATCGATAGGAAAACCAACCTTTTTTTCAATATTAGAACAAGTGATTTTCTCTGACCTTTAAATAGCCGTTAACCATAGTAACAAAGGTGAGACACCACACACAATTacttgttgtgcaataatgcatcAAATGTGATACCAaaaaatggtgtgcctttcggcattcaatacattttgtcatcaaaataaaatattaaatatttatactaaatcataacttttattgattaaagttacctcggggcacAACCCTTCAAAGCAAGGGAAAAGACAGCCAATgtattgattaagtctcataaaAGTAATAACTACAAATTTTGAACTCTGATTAAAAGTTAAATGAATAACTATAATCAAAATTACCATGTAGATATTTAGATAAGTTGAAggatatggagttcttgacagtgtagaggttggcaaaattcacttatgcaacattaatgacaaaacatttattatgaatataataaagcataaaaacaaaaattactAACAGTGTACTtactaaacaaagatgtgtatgtgagtgtgtgtgtctgtgtgagtcagcGTACTTCCAAAATGGCGGCTGCCCAAAAAGATAACACTTTCCtcaccattgctttcaaaatggtggctGGCCAACCCAAAGATAACGCCCCCCCCATTGGAATGTTTACGACATGAAGCGGGATTCAGAGCTAATTAGGCGAAGAGATATGCAATGTGagtgaaatgcaaagaaagactgtgaaaatcataactaacattaactttcaaataacttgtaACTACAATATCACAACACGTACCAAACTGATAAACATCACTCAGaatcgaataaacagtcttgcttagcctagtataattattaagcccagttgtgttacaCGTCtgtgaaaaggggaaaaaggaaGTTGCTGTGGAGTTCAAAGTTAGGGTAAGTATTATGGCTGGTTGTGTGGCTCCTGCCTTAGTGGTTCTGTTGAGCAGTGCAGCTCGGATTCTGGTTgaagttttcctgcaggacatcgagtcgctaCTAGGAGTTTGGTAGAGCTTGGGTTGCGTGGATGTTTCCTtggtgagatgagctggaagctgcacctttgTGCTCCTCTGGAAGAGTTGGATGGAAAGAGAAGATGTGAGCTGGAGCAGCTGGCTTCTCCCCTCGGCGAtgcaggaggagaggctggacagcctTCTGGCCCTCGGAGGGattgtagaaagagagagatagaagagGGGGAGAACTTGCCTTATAttggcccggtgacctcacaggtcatgggcccagagtgaccaatagggTTTGAAATTTGTGTCTCCTGTcggttttcacacctctgtgtgaagttgaggcatcctgggagactgagttcctttgCTCTGGTCTTCTCCGGAACAAAAGAACATGCGGTTTCAGGCTTTTGAATACCGAAGAGGCCGAAGAGGAGGCCTTTGGTTTCACAAAAACCCTGTCCCAACATACTTTACactctctctcgtctctttcGTCTCGATACGTCTTTTTACACTGTGGGACTTCTGGTATGTGTGAGTTGACAAGGAATCTTCTGTGTTATTGTCCATTTAGGTTGAAATCTGTCTTGATGTTAccaagtatttgtactttgttattTCCCACCTTGGATTTTCCATAATGGTGACAATTAAGTTGAagttgatttctttattttaggaTCTTCCTGAAGTTCCTGTCGAGATGAAGAGGGAATAAAGATTGAGATTTGACACGATCACCCCTGAACCCACCTGGTAACACAGCACCAATcacacagcacagacagaatCTGTTTGAAGGCAACACGTCACAATGACAGTAAATATCAACCAATCAACATTAAGCTCCTGCTCAACACTGTAATGTTCCTGTGACTCTGCAGAGAAATCACATGGAGGAACCATGAATCAAAAATCCCCACAAGGAGCTGTTGAATTCAAATTGAACAAAAGCACTATTGGAGATAAACGCTGGTTTTGCTAAGACTTAGAAAACATGACTCTGTATGGAACCCATTAGAAAAGTGGAAAACGATGTTCGGATCCAATCAGGAGGCAGCGATGATGACAGTTGAGGATCTGCTCTTGGAAACTCTGGAGATGCTGGGACGTGATGATTTTAAGGCCTTCAGGTGgcacctgcagcaggagaaacCGGAGAACTACAGCGGCTTCGGCCCGATCCCGCGGTACAAGCTGGAGGAGGCGGACCGGCTGGAAGCAGTGACGCTGATGGTGCAGAAATACTCCCATCACGCCGTGGAGCTGGCCAAGACGGTTTTGGGGAAGATGGACATGAATGATGTGGTCCAGTATCTGTCAGACAGGAGCTCAGGAGCTGGGGTCAGATCTGGCTTTACAGGCAGGGATCAGGAATCTTTGTTCATTGAAATGTTAGGAAACTGGATTTAAAGTGTCTCACGAACATCGGTCAGGTAGTTTCAGGTAATTtggtcattttgttttttgcagaTGTGGAGATGCACATGCTTCAGCCTCTAGAAAAACTGATCGAACATCTTCAACGCACGATACAGAAGAATTTCCAGAGCAGGTTCATGTGTGTTCAAGAGGGTCTGGCCGAGAAGACAGAAGAGCAGTGCCTGAAGGACATCTTCATAGAGCTGTATGTAACCCAGGTTAAAAGAAACATGATTTAGTACAAACCTAAATAAGTGAATAAATAGTTGAATAAATAGTATTAAAAGATACCTGAGTTAAGTTTATATTAGTTATAAAATACATGATTTAatctaattaaaatgtttaacaaaGATTAAAATGAATCAAAAGTAATACAGTAGTTCTGCATATTATTAGTTTTGAAAGTTATATAAAGTGCACTGTTGCTTTAAGAGAGCACAGTTGCAAGAGCCAATCAGAAACTAGGTGCATTCTCCTGCACCGGTGAACGGcaggtggaagagagagagaaaaagaaaagactctAGTTTGCAACCAGTGAGCTAAAGTAACTGAAAAGACTGGATTTGTTTTGtggtaaacttttattttatttctgaaagtgttttgagttgttttctGTCTACGTCGGTGgactgtggttttgttttacatttgaaaagttACTGAGAGTTACTGAGAGAGCACGTGGAGCTGAGCATCCATGTGGCAACATCCGAGCTAACGTCCTAGCTTCACGCATGCAGAGGATTAGATGGCGAGCTTCCCAGCTagtaaccacaccttcccagcGATGTAACCACCCTGAACGGAGTCCTGTTTCCATCGGAGGAGAACACCTATTTTTCTTCACGAGCATCCATCCAGTCCAGCTGATGGTAGGACTGACAGGAACCTTCATTACTTCAACTAGAAGTGCACGTGGACATTTCGTGGTAAGAGTGAACATCTCAGATCTACAGATTGTTTCTACCTCGAGTGGAATATACGAACTTCACAACGTGGTCGTAAGAAAGATCCGTCTGAACTGTTAGCAAGTCAGTTACCACACACTGAACTGGATTAACACCATTACATTCACAGTTTGTTTAGAATGTGttcttttgacatttgaatGTTATGCTTGATATTGATGTTTTCCATTGCATGCATATTATTTTCCTTGTGTATGTTGGTTAAGCATATGGATGTGCTGTGCTAATGCTATACAGCAACTCACTGGTTTAGCCGAGGTATAACATAGGAAAATCAAACTAGATGTTTAAATAGGCCTGATTCAAGATAAATTGAGAACTTAACAGAACTTGTTAGAATTCTGTtagatagaaaataaacaataatattaagtTACAGTTTAAAAACCAATTTAAACAAGAGTCAAAATAGaattattaaaaccaaaattaGGAAAcggtaaatcttttcttttcctaaaagaaaaacattgaacttgaattaaattaatttgaagaTTTGTATGTAACGTGTGTTATTTGTTAGTTGTATTGTAAATGTGTTATATGGTGCCTTTTTGTTGTTCTATCTAAAACTACTCACTTTTCTATTCTTATATAAAAGAAACCCACATTTCAACTAACTCTattgtctgtggtgtgttcactatatttattatttccattGTTTAACTATTTTACTGCTCCAACGAACCTAGGAACTGGTCCTGTTAACCTACTTAACTGCAACTAGTAGTAAGTGTTACATGTACATCACAGACGGGGGGGAAATGCACATCAACGAACAGCATGAGATCAGGCTGATCAGGAACTCCAGGACGGCAGCAGTGAAACCAATCGACCCCAGTGACATATTCAAGTGTCCCATTGGTAAACCCTCAAGAACAGTGGTGACGACTGGAGTTGCAGGAATTGGCAAAACGTTCCTCGGGAAAAAGTTTGTGTTGGACTGGGCCGAGGGAAGGAAAAATCAAGATGTGCATCTGATATTCCCCTTTAGCTTCAGCAAACTGAATCACCTGAAGGGGGAAAGGTTCAGCCTGGCAGAACTAATTCATAAGAGCATCTGGGAAACCAGAGACATCACCGACAAAGATCTGAACCATATCTTTGCTAAACTAAAGGTGTCAGGAAACTGCGACATTAACAACAGTCAATATAaacttctgtttgtgttggacGGATTGGATGAAAGCCGCCTTCAGATGGATTTGACGCGACGTGAACCTCAGccagttgatttttttttttttttttttaatattctttttattggtttttaaccattttatagaacaaacattagaaaaacagaacagacaacaaaacaaacagaacaacaacaaaaatcccaccccaaactaacaatgagcactgcagtatatatcgttacacacatatatacatatatttatatacacacatacacatacccatacatacatacatatatatatatatatatatatatatatatatatatatatatatatacacacacatacatacatacacacatacatccgtgtatacacaaacatacatacatacacaatcagcaggatgacaggagatagacaagggaatagcgtatataaaataaaaaggaatgaaacaaataaaataaaagagcagttagtcctccccttccagaaaaagaatATGAGTTATGGCTTTTGTAAGAATgaatgcaccggttcccagatcttccaaaacctgactgatttgtgattgaggtCGTGGGTCAACTTCTCAAtggggaaaagagcagaaatctgcgatatccacatgtcgactgtagggacctgaggggttgaccacctcagcaaaatacatcttttagccaaaaataaaagaattatcaacaaagaattagtgtccgcatcaaagagattgtctggggtatgactgaggagacagaaagaggaagtcagCAAGAATATTTTACCCGTGACCTCCTGAATTACAGAGTGTACCCCCTTCCAGAAAGACTGTATAAGGTCGCTTGAccaaaacaagtgaataaatgtacctttatgtactttacatttataacaaaggttagaggtgtcagggaacattctctggaggcGAACAGGTGTGTAATaggttctaaaaaaaatttaaagttctgttcatgtATGGAGATTGAGGTACATTTGGGGAAAACCCCACTACAGATCTTGTCCCAGTCTATAGGGTTAAACGTCACCTCGAGGTCGTGCTCCCATACCGGCTTCAAAGAGTCATAACCtgaagattcaaaataaaaaagtgaaacataaatcTTTGATATCAGTTTTTTGGGAGACTTAGccagaattattgtgttttccaactCTGACAGTCCCATGCGAACCTTGCCTGTCCTCAGAAGGGACCCTATGAAGTGACGAATTTGGAGATACTTATAAAAGTCTTtgtgaggaatattaaaatcagcCCTGATTTGCTCAAATGGTTTAACAGAGTCGGTGTCCAACAGGTCCATAAAGTTAGATAGGCCCTTAGATGCCCACTCCATCAGGCCAATACTCCTAATCTGTGCTGGTAAATCTGGATTCAGAGCCAGGGGAGatcggagagagaggacaggaggaataTTCTGGTATTTCCTCACGTCTCGCCAGACTAGTAGGGTGTTATAAACAATTATGTTATtcttgagatgatttaaatgatctatATTATTGATGAATGGAAGGGAAGTAAGTTTTCTGGGATAACAAGATTGAGATTCAAGACCCAACCATAAGGAATCTTTCCTATTCAAAAACCACTCTGACATCATTTTAAGTTGTGCTGACCAATAGTATAGTTGTAGAGAAGGCAGGGACAAGCCTCCCAGATCCTTTGGCTTAGTAAGAGTAGAGAACTTAACTCTTGGATGTTTATTGTTCCAGATATAGCGAGATGCATGAGAATTCAGAgacttaaaaaatgcagagtTCAGATAGCACGggagattttgaaataaatagttcaatcgaggaagaatattcatttttatagtgTTGATTCTCCCGAGGAAAGAAGTTGGTATCGAGGCCCATTTTGTCAGATCGTTCTTAACCCTTTGAATTAGAGGTGAGTAATtagtttcaaacagattatttaaatcagGGGTGACAAAGatacctaaatatttaaaacccctCCTGGACACTTGGAAAGGAGATTGTATAGACATATCCTGGGGGATATCAAAGGGTGTAACAACCGACTTCCCCAGGTTGATCTTATAACCCGACAGGGCACTGAATGTGGCTATAGATTTCAAAACTGCCGGAATTGATTTCTcaggtttataaatatataaaaggacatcatctgcaaataaggaaataatgtgGTTTTCCTCACCCACCCCAATCCCAAATATATCAGGGTTAGTTCTGATGGCCTCGGCCAGAGGttcaataaacagtataaacagtAAAGGTGACAGGGGGACCCCTGTCTGCAACCCCTGCGCACCAGGAAGCCATCAGACATCAAACCATTTGTATTAACTGTTGTTATTGGGTCTGTATAGAAGgttttaatcatgttaatgaAATTAGAGCCCAGGCCGAATTTTGCTAATACCGGAAACAGAAAAGACCATTCAACCCGGTCGAAAGCCTTTTTGGCATCAAGGGAGACTATTAGTGCTGGATTTTTGTGTGCGTTAAGATATTGAACAATATTAAGAACGCGACGTACATTGTCTGTGCCATATCTTGATTTTACAAACCCCGCTTGATCTGGGTTTATTATTTTCGGAAGGATGTTTTCCAATCTCCGAGCCAGTACCTTTGCCATAATTTTGTAGTCAACATTGAGGAGACTAATAGGCCTAAATGATGAACAATCTAAagggtttttatctttttttagaagTAAACTAATGGAAGCGTATCTCCAGGAGGGGGGCATGCCATCTCTCAAGATACCATTAACGGCAGGCATAAAAATTGTGCGGATCTCTGGCcagaatttcttaaaaaattccaGTGGAAACCCGTCGGGGCCTGGACACTTCCCATTTGGCATAGACTGAATTGCAGCCCAGACCTCCTCTGAAGTGAATGCAGCATCTAGGCTGTAGCGATCCTCCTCCGCAATAGTAGGTAAAGGGACATTGTTCAAATATGAAGCAATGTCAGCCTCGTCAGCCTTATCTGTACTATACAGGGATTTATAAAAATCCCGGAAAGTACTATTGACAATCGTTGGATCATGTGTGACATCCCCATTCTGTGTTCTTATCATATTAATTGAGCGatcattattttgatttttcAGTTGGTGGGCAAGCAGGCGACTGGACTTATTGCCAAATTCATAATATTTCTGTTTAGTGTAAAGTAACAGTTTCTGAACATGGCGAGTATGATCCAAGTTAAGTGCAGTCTTAACAGCGACTAGCGCCTTTAAGTTTGCTAGAGTAGGTGACTGTTTATGTATCTGCTCCAGCCTAGTCAATTCTTTTTCaagattctttctgttttcctctaaaACCTTTTTCTGATGAGAGCTGTAGGATATAAGGTAACCACGTAAAGTGGCTTTAGCTGCATCCCAAATCGTAGCAGAGGACACTGGAGAGCTTTTATTGTCGAGCCAGAATTGTGATAAGTTGTTCCGGACAAAAACGCAAAAAGAGTCACTATTTAAAAAGGACGAATTGAATCTCCAAATGGGAGTTCTAGGAATGTTAAATAATGGGTTAATGCATAGATGTACCGGAGCGTGGTCTGATAAGACAATAGAATCTATACAGCAAGTCTGGACAGAGTGTAAAAAGtctttgggaataaaaaaatagtctAGTCTAGAATACGAGTTATGGGGATTTGAATAAAACGTGTAGTCTCTCCTTTTAGGATTTAAATGTCGCCATATATCTATCAATCCGGTATCTGTGCATAAGTTTTTAAGGACAGCAGATGCTCTCGGGTTAGACTTGTTTGCAGGAGAGGATTTATCCAGAGAGATGTTCATTATACAATTCAAATCGCAGGCTAGGAAGCCCAAGCCCTTGCAGTGATGGTTAAACATCAAAATCATTTGCGACATAAACTGGGGTGAATCAATATTTGGTGCATAAATATTGAGAATAGTTATATGTTGTCCAAGAATCGAACccttaatcaaaataaatctcccCTCTGAGTCCTTTTCTTCATGTTCCAAGATGAAGGGAAGGTTCTTATTTATAAGAATGGCTGTaccttttttattctgtgaatgGGAGGAAAAGTAAACTTTGCCTACCTAGTCCCTCTTAAGTTTCAAATGTTCTGTATCAGATAGCCTGGTTTCCTGAAGTAATGCTatatcacatttttgttttttcaaatatgttaaaatctTCTTCCTTTTAATTACATGGCCCAGTCCCTGGACATTCCAAGTTATAAGTTTAAGTGAACTAGACATGAGAGCCGCAAAGCCGGAAAGTGATTAAATAGCAGGTGCTGAGTGCGGGGGAATGAGTCAAAATGCAGGCAgttgtatgagaaaataaaccTAGACTCCAATCATCCagcaaaaggaaaatgaaacaagaaaaatataaacagcagCGCTTACCCTCCCCTATCCTGTCCCCGAACGACAGGAATAAACTACCCCAAATTAAGTCACTGGGCATACTAAGCCTAGTCTAAATCCTAGTTTAGCAGGTAGATCACAGTAACAACTAGGACACCAAAAACATTATCCACACCCCAGGCTGAATAATATACAGCACTATGAGGAACCCCCGAGTAATGGGTTTCCAAGTTTTGCCTGGACCACAACATTAGTGCAAAGTGTTCTTTGAATACAgactacacacagagctgataCGATAAAGATATATGAattaacaaaactaaattaaaagtgcaagtgCTGTATTTgtagcaaaaagagaaaaaaaagggggaaaaaagcactGCAGTAGAGTATGAAATCACTCTAAGTATAATACAAAATGAGAGTAAAATAAACACACCTTATTCCCAAGGGAAAAAACTACGAGTCGATCAATCAGCTCCGTTGATATTAAACTATTCTCACAAAGTTCATGTGGTGGtcacagaaaaatacacaatgttcAGCGGGGGCTCCGTGTGCATGTAAAGTCTGTTCTTTTCCATTGTAACTGGTAACAACTGAGATGCAGAGGAAATGACCTCATTTAAGGGTATCCAGAAATGCAGCTGCAGACTCAGGGGTGTCGAAAAGGCGAATTTGCCCTTCATGGAGACACCGGAGGCGGGCTGGGTAGGCAAATCCACGGTATTTGTTATGAAGAGCCAGCGCTTTCCCGATGGTGTCAAACTCTCGCCGCCTTCGCAGGACCTCTGCTGACAGATCGGGGTAGAACCGCAGCAGGGAGCCGCCATGGTGGATGTCGCGTTTCTTTAGCGCTGCTCTGAGCACAGCCTCTCTTTGGGAGTCTCGCAGAAAGCGGACCAGGACGCTTCTCGGGTGCTTACCCGGGGCCGGAGCGGGAGCCGGGGCCCGATGTGCGCGTTCAATCTCCAGCGGGGGGTAATCAGCAGGCAGGCCGATTAAGGTCGGTAAAGTTACCTGGAAAAGTCCGCAAGCGGGATGTTGCCCTCCGTCTTTTCTGGAAGGTTGATAATTTTAAAAACCGTGGCGACGGCCACGGTTTTCTAGGTCGTCaattttcagcagcagctgcttcactgtttttTCTATGGCGGTCGTGCCGGTGTCCTGGGCACTGTGGCTGTCCTCCGTGGCAGAGACCCTCTCCTCGACCTCCTCCATGCGCTTCTCCAGGTCCGTCACTCGGTTAGACAGAGCCGACAAGAAGCTCTCCACTGAAGTGACAGATACTTTAATTTCGTTCAGTGCACAGTCAATGGTGTCCAGGCGAGCGCTGACTGATTCATCCATGTGGTTCACCCGAGAGGCCACAGACTTTATTTCGGCTAAGATCTGCTCCATGGTAGCTTGATCCGTTAGCGTTAGCTCTGGAACGCTGGCCTCACCTTGGCTGGCCTCGCTCGGGACACACTGGGCCGTTTGTCGAGTGGTTCTCTTCTTAGCGGCAGCGCCCGACGGTGAAAAAATAGCAAAATCTTTATGGCGTTGCGGTTTGGGTTTGGGCATCGCTGGGGTACAATTCGACCGACGGTGCTaagtttaaaaggaaaaagttattaatttgtttgtagCCTGGAGCGGAGAAATGTCTCAAGCGTCCATCTTGGTCCGGATCCGGATGTGCCAGTTGATTTTGATGTGACACAGTCGACCTCAGTGGAGGTTCTGCTGACTGCCCTGATCAGTGGGAACCTGCTTCCCTCTGCCCGGGTGTGGATAACCACACGACCTGCAGCCGTCAGTCAGATCCATCGTGATTTTATCAAAAGAATGACAGTGGTGAGAGGATTCACTGACCcacagaaggaggagtacttcaacAAGAAATTCCCTGAACAAGGCAGCAGAATTATCGTCCACATCAAGGCGTCACTAAGCCTGTTCATCATTTGTCACATCCCAGTTTTCTGCTGGATCACTTCTACAGTTTTGCAGGATGTTTTGAAAAGCCAAGCGAACATAGATCTGCCCACAACATTGACGGAGATGTACACAGAATTCCTGCTGTATCAAATCAAGCTGACAGAAGAGAGATGTGGCTCAAAAAAGAGCATCAGGTACATCAAGTCCTTAGCGAAACTTGCATTCGACCGTTTGTTGTTGAATACTTCAGAAGGGTTCCCTCAGACCAACCATCAATCCACGATCCAGTCCATCAAGAAGAGAATAAGGGACAATACATCTCCAGAGAGGAGCATCAATCTATTCCACTGTCTTAATGAGCTGAGAGATGATTCCTTGGTGAAGGTGATCCAGCAGAACCTGAGTTCAGGAAGTCTGTCTGCAAGGAAACTTTCTCCTGCTCACTGGTTGGCACTGGTTTTCATCCTACTGTCATCGGAAGACACGCTGGAGGTGTTTGACTTGAAGAAATACTGTCCTTCAGAGGAGGGTCTCCTCAGGCTGATACCAGTGGACAAGGCCTCCAAAAAATCACTGTAAGATGATTCCTTGT encodes:
- the LOC132998408 gene encoding NACHT, LRR and PYD domains-containing protein 3-like produces the protein MMTVEDLLLETLEMLGRDDFKAFRWHLQQEKPENYSGFGPIPRYKLEEADRLEAVTLMVQKYSHHAVELAKTVLGKMDMNDVVQYLSDRSSGAGVRSDVEMHMLQPLEKLIEHLQRTIQKNFQSRFMCVQEGLAEKTEEQCLKDIFIELKCYMYITDGGEMHINEQHEIRLIRNSRTAAVKPIDPSDIFKCPIGKPSRTVVTTGVAGIGKTFLGKKFVLDWAEGRKNQDVHLIFPFSFSKLNHLKGERFSLAELIHKSIWETRDITDKDLNHIFAKLKVSGNCDINNSQYKLLFVLDGLDESRLQMDLTRLDFDVTQSTSVEVLLTALISGNLLPSARVWITTRPAAVSQIHRDFIKRMTVVRGFTDPQKEEYFNKKFPEQGSRIIVHIKASLSLFIICHIPVFCWITSTVLQDVLKSQANIDLPTTLTEMYTEFLLYQIKLTEERCGSKKSIRYIKSLAKLAFDRLLLNTSEGFPQTNHQSTIQSIKKRIRDNTSPERSINLFHCLNELRDDSLVKVIQQNLSSGSLSARKLSPAHWLALVFILLSSEDTLEVFDLKKYCPSEEGLLRLIPVDKASKKSL